One window of Amyelois transitella isolate CPQ chromosome 7, ilAmyTran1.1, whole genome shotgun sequence genomic DNA carries:
- the LOC106130183 gene encoding elongation of very long chain fatty acids protein 7, with protein sequence MSGFVRLAIDDIYSSNNWTTIINKYWMMAEKYSDPRVQGWFLFDTPLATLAMVIVYLAFVIVIGPIWMSNRKPLKIQSVLVGYNAAQVLLSSYMFYEHLMSGWWADYSLSCQPVDYSDSEKAQRMLHLCWVYYFSKLSEFADTIFFVLRKKKSQITWLHLYHHSLTPFEAWLLVKFIAGGHGTFSNIVNNLVHVIMYGYYMVAAMGPQYQKYLWWKKHLTHIQLAQFFMVLFHSISALIYDCGYPKIIASGLILHSSIFIVLFMNFYMHAYKAQAKKAVKPSEDAVNNNLSNGHAKYNGVNGKIHMNGHANGQVYPNAEEITKASLGSNGITKACIETNGHVKNGFTNGHVNSDITEKEKVQ encoded by the exons ATGTCGGGTTTCGTGAGATTGGCGATTGACGACATCTATTCGTCCAATAACTGGACCACAATCATCAACAAATATTGGATGATGGCAGAAAAATATTCAG ATCCCCGGGTGCAAGGATGGTTCCTCTTCGACACGCCGCTCGCTACCCTGGCCATGGTCATCGTGTACCTAGCGTTCGTTATAGTCATTGGTCCCATATGGATGTCAAATAGGAAACCCCTCAAGATCCAAAGTGTCCTAGTAGGGTACAACGCGGCGCAAGTTCTGTTGTCGTCGTACATGTTTTATGAG CATCTAATGTCGGGTTGGTGGGCGGACTACAGCCTCTCGTGTCAGCCTGTAGACTACAGTGATAGTGAAAAAGCGCAACGG ATGTTACATCTATGTTGGGTTTATTACTTCTCCAAGCTGTCAGAGTTCGCCGACACGATATTCTTCGTGCTGAGGAAGAAAAAGAGTCAGATCACGTGGCTACATTTATACCACCACTCGTTGACGCCATTTGAGGCTTGGCTGCTAGTCAAATTCATTGCCG GTGGCCACGGAACCTTCTCGAACATCGTGAACAACCTTGTCCATGTCATCATGTACGGTTATTACATGGTAGCAGCCATGGGACCTCAGTACCAGAAGTACCTTTGGTGGAAGAAGCACCTCACTCATATCCAACTG GCGCAGTTTTTCATGGTGCTTTTCCACTCCATCAGTGCTCTTATCTACGACTGTGGCTATCCTAA aATCATCGCATCCGGTCTCATTCTTCACTCCTCAATCTTCATCGTTCTCTTCATGAACTTCTACATGCACGCCTACAAAGCCCAAGCCAAGAAAGCAGTGAAGCCTTCAGAAGACGCTGTGAACAACAACCTGAGCAATGGCCACGCCAAATACAATGGCGTCAATGGCAAAATCCATATGAATGGCCACGCAAATGGACAAGTCTATCCTAATGCTGAAGAAATAACAAAGGCTAGCTTAGGATCCAATGGAATCACAAAAGCCTGTATTGAAACCAATGGTCACGTCAAAAACGGTTTCACGAACGGCCATGTCAATTCAGATATcacagaaaaagaaaaagtccAATAG